From a region of the Lactuca sativa cultivar Salinas chromosome 4, Lsat_Salinas_v11, whole genome shotgun sequence genome:
- the LOC111878497 gene encoding homeobox-leucine zipper protein ANTHOCYANINLESS 2 isoform X2, producing MRGGALSQPLSKSMFSSPGLSLALQTTMEGGGGGGGGGGIGDIGRMPESYEISGGGGGRRSRDEEHESRSGSDNMDGGASGDDPDADDGKPPRKKRYHRHTPQQIQELEALFKECPHPDEKQRLELSRRLCLETRQVKFWFQNRRTQMKTQLERHENSILRQENDKLRAENMSIREAMRNPMCSNCGGPAMIGDISLEEQHLRIENARLKDELDRVCALAGKFLGRPVSSMAPPMPNSSLELGVGGNNHFGGGGVLSSTASALPLGPPDFGVGISTASSVVPSSRASNNVMGIDHSLERSMYLELALAAMDELVKLAQTDEPLWLRIEGGREIMNPNEYSRAITPCIGLKPNEYVSEASRETGMVIINSLALVETLMDSNKWAEMFPCMIARTSTTDVISNGMGGTRNGALQLMHAELQVLSPLVPVREVNFLRFCKQHAEGVWAVVDVSIDTIRENSPSFSSCRRLPSGCVVQDMPNGYSKVTWVEHAEYDESAVHELYRPLVRAGMGFGAQRWVAALQRQCECLAILMSSAVSTRDHTAITSSGRKSMLKLAQRMTDNFCAGVCASTVYKWNKLCANNVDKDVRVMTRQSVDDPGEPPGIVLSAATSVWLPVSPQRLFDFLRDERLRSEWDILSNGGPMQEMAHIAKGQDHGNCVSLLRASAMNANQSSMLILQETCIDAAGSLVVYAPVDIPAMHVVMNGGDSAYVALLPSGFAIVPDGTGGRVGSETDNNSGGSGGGAGGSLLTVAFQILVNSLPTAKLTVESVETVNNLISCTVQKIKAALPSDN from the exons ATGCGCGGTGGCGCTTTGTCTCAGCCTCTCTCCAAGTCCATGTTCTCCTCCCCCGGCCTTTCACTTGCTCTT CAAACAACGATGgagggtggtggaggtggaggcggaggaggtgggaTTGGTGATATCGGAAGAATGCCAGAAAGCTACGAGATCAGCGGTGGCGGTGGCGGTAGAAGGAGCCGCGATGAGGAGCACGAGAGTAGATCTGGCAGTGATAACATGGATGGTGGCGCCTCGGGTGACGATCCCGATGCCGACGACGGAAAACCACCACGAAAAAAAAGATACCATCGTCACACTCCTCAACAAATCCAAGAACTTGAAGC ATTATTCAAAGAGTGCCCACATCCTGATGAAAAACAACGATTGGAACTTAGCAGAAGATTATGTTTAGAGACGCGACAAGTCAAATTTTGGTTCCAAAATCGTCGTACACAGATGAAA ACGCAATTAGAGCGTCACGAGAATTCAATTCTTCGACAAGAAAATGATAAGCTTCGAGCCGAAAACATGTCAATTCGAGAAGCAATGAGGAACCCGATGTGCTCAAATTGTGGTGGTCCGGCCATGATAGGTGATATTTCATTAGAAGAACAACACCTCAGAATCGAAAACGCTCGCTTAAAAGACGAACTAGATCGTGTTTGTGCACTCGCCGGAAAATTCCTCGGCCGCCCCGTCTCCTCCATGGCTCCTCCCATGCCAAACTCTAGCTTAGAACTTGGCGTTGGCGGCAACAATCATTTCGGTGGTGGTGGAGTTCTCAGTTCCACCGCCTCAGCGTTACCTCTAGGCCCACCCGATTTCGGTGTCGGAATCTCCACCGCTTCTTCTGTTGTTCCATCTTCAAGAGCAAGTAATAACGTAATGGGAATCGATCATTCCCTTGAAAGATCCATGTACCTTGAACTCGCGTTAGCTGCCATGGATGAATTAGTCAAATTAGCTCAAACAGATGAACCACTTTGGCTTCGCATAGAAGGTGGTCGTGAAATCATGAACCCAAATGAGTATTCAAGAGCTATTACTCCTTGCATCGGATTGAAACCAAATGAATACGTCTCCGAAGCTTCACGGGAAACCGGAATGGTAATCATCAATAGCTTGGCTCTCGTCGAAACACTCATGGATTCG AACAAATGGGCGGAAATGTTTCCGTGTATGATTGCTAGAACTTCAACGACCGATGTGATTTCAAATGGCATGGGAGGAACAAGAAACGGTGCACTTCAATTG aTGCATGCGGAGTTACAAGTTCTTTCCCCATTAGTTCCTGTTCGTGAGGTCAATTTTCTTCGATTTTGCAAGCAACATGCAGAAGGCGTGTGGGCGGTGGTTGATGTATCAATAGATACAATCCGGGAAAACTCACCGTCTTTTTCAAGTTGCAGGAGGCTTCCCTCCGGTTGTGTTGTTCAAGATATGCCAAATGGCTACTCTAAG gttaCTTGGGTGGAACATGCGGAATACGATGAAAGTGCGGTGCACGAGCTTTACAGACCATTGGTTCGAGCCGGAATGGGGTTCGGTGCACAACGGTGGGTTGCCGCCCTCCAACGCCAGTGTGAATGCCTTGCCATTCTCATGTCCTCCGCAGTATCTACTAGAGATCATACCG CTATAACTTCAAGTGGGAGGAAGAGCATGTTGAAACTAGCACAAAGAATGACGGATAATTTTTGTGCGGGGGTTTGTGCATCCACGGTGTATAAATGGAACAAACTTTGTGCGAATAATGTTGATAAAGATGTTCGGGTCATGACCCGACAAAGCGTGGATGACCCGGGTGAGCCACCCGGGATTGTTTTGAGTGCGGCTACTTCGGTTTGGTTGCCCGTGTCTCCTCAACGGTTATTCGATTTTCTTCGTGATGAACGGTTGAGAAGCGAATGGGATATATTGTCGAATGGTGGGCCCATGCAAGAAATGGCTCATATCGCGAAAGGCCAAGATCATGGCAACTGTGTCTCGCTTCTTCGTGCTAGC GCAATGAATGCGAACCAGAGCAGCATGCTGATTCTTCAAGAAACTTGCATAGATGCTGCCGGATCACTGGTGGTGTATGCTCCGGTGGACATTCCGGCCATGCATGTGGTGATGAATGGCGGTGATTCTGCTTACGTGGCTCTTCTGCCATCAGGGTTTGCCATAGTACCGGATGGGACAGGTGGTCGGGTCGGGTCAGAGACAGACAACAACAGTGGCGGCAGTGGTGGTGGAGCTGGTGGATCTCTGCTGACTGTTGCATTTCAGATCCTTGTGAATAGCTTACCTACCGCCAAGCTTACAGTGGAGTCGGTGGAAACAGTTAATAATCTTATTTCCTGTACTGTTCAAAAGATCAAAGCGGCCCTCCCGTCTGACAACTAA
- the LOC111878497 gene encoding homeobox-leucine zipper protein ANTHOCYANINLESS 2 isoform X1, producing MSFGGFLDNSHAGDGGGGGGARIVADIPYNMRGGALSQPLSKSMFSSPGLSLALQTTMEGGGGGGGGGGIGDIGRMPESYEISGGGGGRRSRDEEHESRSGSDNMDGGASGDDPDADDGKPPRKKRYHRHTPQQIQELEALFKECPHPDEKQRLELSRRLCLETRQVKFWFQNRRTQMKTQLERHENSILRQENDKLRAENMSIREAMRNPMCSNCGGPAMIGDISLEEQHLRIENARLKDELDRVCALAGKFLGRPVSSMAPPMPNSSLELGVGGNNHFGGGGVLSSTASALPLGPPDFGVGISTASSVVPSSRASNNVMGIDHSLERSMYLELALAAMDELVKLAQTDEPLWLRIEGGREIMNPNEYSRAITPCIGLKPNEYVSEASRETGMVIINSLALVETLMDSNKWAEMFPCMIARTSTTDVISNGMGGTRNGALQLMHAELQVLSPLVPVREVNFLRFCKQHAEGVWAVVDVSIDTIRENSPSFSSCRRLPSGCVVQDMPNGYSKVTWVEHAEYDESAVHELYRPLVRAGMGFGAQRWVAALQRQCECLAILMSSAVSTRDHTAITSSGRKSMLKLAQRMTDNFCAGVCASTVYKWNKLCANNVDKDVRVMTRQSVDDPGEPPGIVLSAATSVWLPVSPQRLFDFLRDERLRSEWDILSNGGPMQEMAHIAKGQDHGNCVSLLRASAMNANQSSMLILQETCIDAAGSLVVYAPVDIPAMHVVMNGGDSAYVALLPSGFAIVPDGTGGRVGSETDNNSGGSGGGAGGSLLTVAFQILVNSLPTAKLTVESVETVNNLISCTVQKIKAALPSDN from the exons ATGAGTTTTGGGGGTTTTCTTGATAACAGTCACGCCGGCGacggtggaggaggtggtggtgctaGAATCGTCGCTGATATTCCTTATAATATGCGCGGTGGCGCTTTGTCTCAGCCTCTCTCCAAGTCCATGTTCTCCTCCCCCGGCCTTTCACTTGCTCTT CAAACAACGATGgagggtggtggaggtggaggcggaggaggtgggaTTGGTGATATCGGAAGAATGCCAGAAAGCTACGAGATCAGCGGTGGCGGTGGCGGTAGAAGGAGCCGCGATGAGGAGCACGAGAGTAGATCTGGCAGTGATAACATGGATGGTGGCGCCTCGGGTGACGATCCCGATGCCGACGACGGAAAACCACCACGAAAAAAAAGATACCATCGTCACACTCCTCAACAAATCCAAGAACTTGAAGC ATTATTCAAAGAGTGCCCACATCCTGATGAAAAACAACGATTGGAACTTAGCAGAAGATTATGTTTAGAGACGCGACAAGTCAAATTTTGGTTCCAAAATCGTCGTACACAGATGAAA ACGCAATTAGAGCGTCACGAGAATTCAATTCTTCGACAAGAAAATGATAAGCTTCGAGCCGAAAACATGTCAATTCGAGAAGCAATGAGGAACCCGATGTGCTCAAATTGTGGTGGTCCGGCCATGATAGGTGATATTTCATTAGAAGAACAACACCTCAGAATCGAAAACGCTCGCTTAAAAGACGAACTAGATCGTGTTTGTGCACTCGCCGGAAAATTCCTCGGCCGCCCCGTCTCCTCCATGGCTCCTCCCATGCCAAACTCTAGCTTAGAACTTGGCGTTGGCGGCAACAATCATTTCGGTGGTGGTGGAGTTCTCAGTTCCACCGCCTCAGCGTTACCTCTAGGCCCACCCGATTTCGGTGTCGGAATCTCCACCGCTTCTTCTGTTGTTCCATCTTCAAGAGCAAGTAATAACGTAATGGGAATCGATCATTCCCTTGAAAGATCCATGTACCTTGAACTCGCGTTAGCTGCCATGGATGAATTAGTCAAATTAGCTCAAACAGATGAACCACTTTGGCTTCGCATAGAAGGTGGTCGTGAAATCATGAACCCAAATGAGTATTCAAGAGCTATTACTCCTTGCATCGGATTGAAACCAAATGAATACGTCTCCGAAGCTTCACGGGAAACCGGAATGGTAATCATCAATAGCTTGGCTCTCGTCGAAACACTCATGGATTCG AACAAATGGGCGGAAATGTTTCCGTGTATGATTGCTAGAACTTCAACGACCGATGTGATTTCAAATGGCATGGGAGGAACAAGAAACGGTGCACTTCAATTG aTGCATGCGGAGTTACAAGTTCTTTCCCCATTAGTTCCTGTTCGTGAGGTCAATTTTCTTCGATTTTGCAAGCAACATGCAGAAGGCGTGTGGGCGGTGGTTGATGTATCAATAGATACAATCCGGGAAAACTCACCGTCTTTTTCAAGTTGCAGGAGGCTTCCCTCCGGTTGTGTTGTTCAAGATATGCCAAATGGCTACTCTAAG gttaCTTGGGTGGAACATGCGGAATACGATGAAAGTGCGGTGCACGAGCTTTACAGACCATTGGTTCGAGCCGGAATGGGGTTCGGTGCACAACGGTGGGTTGCCGCCCTCCAACGCCAGTGTGAATGCCTTGCCATTCTCATGTCCTCCGCAGTATCTACTAGAGATCATACCG CTATAACTTCAAGTGGGAGGAAGAGCATGTTGAAACTAGCACAAAGAATGACGGATAATTTTTGTGCGGGGGTTTGTGCATCCACGGTGTATAAATGGAACAAACTTTGTGCGAATAATGTTGATAAAGATGTTCGGGTCATGACCCGACAAAGCGTGGATGACCCGGGTGAGCCACCCGGGATTGTTTTGAGTGCGGCTACTTCGGTTTGGTTGCCCGTGTCTCCTCAACGGTTATTCGATTTTCTTCGTGATGAACGGTTGAGAAGCGAATGGGATATATTGTCGAATGGTGGGCCCATGCAAGAAATGGCTCATATCGCGAAAGGCCAAGATCATGGCAACTGTGTCTCGCTTCTTCGTGCTAGC GCAATGAATGCGAACCAGAGCAGCATGCTGATTCTTCAAGAAACTTGCATAGATGCTGCCGGATCACTGGTGGTGTATGCTCCGGTGGACATTCCGGCCATGCATGTGGTGATGAATGGCGGTGATTCTGCTTACGTGGCTCTTCTGCCATCAGGGTTTGCCATAGTACCGGATGGGACAGGTGGTCGGGTCGGGTCAGAGACAGACAACAACAGTGGCGGCAGTGGTGGTGGAGCTGGTGGATCTCTGCTGACTGTTGCATTTCAGATCCTTGTGAATAGCTTACCTACCGCCAAGCTTACAGTGGAGTCGGTGGAAACAGTTAATAATCTTATTTCCTGTACTGTTCAAAAGATCAAAGCGGCCCTCCCGTCTGACAACTAA
- the LOC111878593 gene encoding protein ALP1-like: MLGSLDCLHWAWENCPTAYHGQFTRGDHGHPTVILEAVASQDMWIWHVFFGSLGSINDINVLNRSPIFNNIYDGSAPDSSFQVRGTPYKYGYYLVDGIYPEYVVFVKSFSAPHGSRRKKFKRAQERAKKDVERAFGALKKRWFILKKPAAYLGEEKLQEIMYTCIILHNMIIEDEGRAICAFDEEEIIPETQPIEIGGEEYINRRAEIHCTETFHNLRNDLVEHIYGVQNINLNLDPPDDPEDEFSDNDFM, encoded by the coding sequence ATGCTAGGAAGCTTAGATTGTCTCCATTGGGCATGGGAAAATTGCCCTACAGCATATCATGGGCAATTTACCCGAGGTGATCATGGTCACCCAACGGTCATACTTGAAGCAGTTGCATCACAAGATATGTGGATTTGGCATGTTTTTTTTGGTTCTCTTGGTTCGATTAACGACATCAACGTTCTTAACCGTTCACCAATATTTAACAACATATACGATGGATCTGCACCAGATTCTTCTTTTCAAGTGCGTGGAACGCCATATAAGTATGGTTATTATCTGGTCGATGGAATCTATCCTGAGTATGTTGTGTTTGTTAAATCGTTTTCAGCTCCACATGGTTCTAGACGAAAGAAATTCAAAAGAGCTCAAGAAAGAGCTAAGAAGGATGTTGAGCGTGCTTTTGGAGCTCTGAAGAAACGGTGGTTCATATTGAAAAAACCAGCAGCTTATTTGGGCGAGGAAAAACTTCAAgaaatcatgtatacatgtattatATTGCATAACATGATTATTGAAGACGAAGGAAGAGCGATATGTGCGTTTGACGAGGAAGAAATCATACCAGAGACACAACCAATAGAAATTGGTGGCGAAGAGTATATAAACAGGAGAGCAGAGATACATTGCACTGAAACATTTCACAATCTTCGCAATGACTTGGTGGAACACATTTACGGGGTTCAAAACATTAACCTTAATTTGGATCCACCGGATGACCCCGAAGACGAGTTCTCGGATAACGACTTTATGTAG